One window of the Lytechinus variegatus isolate NC3 chromosome 3, Lvar_3.0, whole genome shotgun sequence genome contains the following:
- the LOC121410137 gene encoding heparan sulfate glucosamine 3-O-sulfotransferase 1-like, with the protein MSSRLYFLAVCFGCLIVAAIISFTRIYSVICHRSESVLNYQGKSLALKQQQRQHPQGGVDSSSGDRCYTISSDWVQHLKPNNELNSLGCKQKLPKVLIIGARTSGTRTLNRLLGFHPQLATAAYEVKFFDKNFNRGLEWYKSQMPFSLPGQLTVESTEGYVYHRNASLRVSKTLGDDVKIIMMLRDPVARSISDYLLTHQRIHDSKMTSSHFKRVFKESRSIDRLLVSGKGKHGRRGSTKMSYTVENTFEKTVLRSPDQVSHKNIFIADSLYVYYLRSWIKKLMANHVLTVNAEIFARKPYEAVAKVEEFLGVKPFFKPDYFRFDMNTSTFCLQKPQSICMPRLHVDYPVISEVTITKLRGHFENSCRYLFLLLKHYVELIGDIPLNYHPIE; encoded by the coding sequence ATGTCATCTCGATTATACTTCCTGGCCGTCTGTTTCGGTTGTCTCATTGTCGCGGCAATAATCAGTTTCACACGAATTTACTCTGTCATCTGCCATAGAAGTGAATCAGTACTCAACTACCAAGGGAAGTCACTTGCTTTGAAGCAGCAACAAAGGCAGCATCCTCAAGGAGGAGTTGATTCTTCCAGTGGTGACAGGTGCTATACGATCTCCTCTGACTGGGTGCAGCATTTGAAACCAAACAATGAATTAAATTCACTTGGATGTAAACAGAAATTACCCAAAGTACTCATCATCGGCGCTAGAACATCAGGTACTCGAACTCTTAATAGGCTTTTAGGATTCCACCCACAGCTTGCTACTGCAGCTTACGAAGTGAAATTCTTCGATAAGAACTTTAATCGTGGATTAGAATGGTACAAAAGTCAAATGCCTTTCAGTTTGCCCGGTCAATTAACAGTAGAGTCAACAGAAGGTTATGTGTATCATCGGAACGCTTCTTTAAGGGTTTCAAAGACTCTTGGAGATGATGTCAAAATTATCATGATGTTGCGTGATCCTGTAGCAAGGTCTATTTCTGACTATCTTCTAACTCATCAACGGATCCACGATTCTAAAATGACTTCTTCACACTTCAAGCGTGTCTTTAAAGAATCTCGATCAATAGATCGTCTGCTCGTCAGTGGTAAAGGTAAGCATGGCAGGAGAGGTTCAACAAAGATGTCTTACACTGTAGAAAATACTTTCGAAAAAACAGTTCTGAGAAGCCCTGATCAAGTCtcacataaaaacattttcatagCTGATAGTCTGTATGTGTACTACTTGAGGAGTTGGATCAAGAAATTAATGGCAAACCATGTCCTTACGGTAAACGCAGAAATATTTGCCAGAAAACCATATGAAGCCGTGGCTAAAGTCGAAGAATTTCTCGGTGTAAAACCATTTTTCAAACCTGATTACTTCAGGTTTGATATGAATACCAGTACATTCTGTCTTCAAAAACCACAGTCAATATGTATGCCACGCTTGCATGTGGATTACCCAGTGATTAGCGAGGTTACCATAACAAAACTTCGGGGACATTTTGAGAACAGTTGTCGatatctttttcttctcctaAAACATTACGTGGAACTTATAGGGGATATTCCCCTTAATTACCACCCTATTGAGTAA